One window of Anaerotruncus rubiinfantis genomic DNA carries:
- a CDS encoding ABC-F family ATP-binding cassette domain-containing protein yields the protein MLVSLENVTKLFADRIIFTGVNATVEEGDRIGLVGANGAGKTTLLNVLNGDYPPDEGDRAVLSGLSIGFLRQTSGLDSENTIYGEMRSVFGELLDAQAKLRRLAARMAQYADHADAEYIALAEEYNRLQAWFETNEGYQIDVKIRTVLNGMGFGDRDDRTVCGTLSGGEKTRLALAKLLLANPGLLMLDEPTNHLDFATLQWLESYLQEYKGAIVVVSHDRYFLDKICNKIWDLVGLRVNAYKGNYTKFTATRQMIYERQRKEYEMQQAHVAKLTDYIARNKVRASTAAMAKSKEKELARMELVKLPPRPVTPVRMAFRYEREPVKDVLHVEGLTLRVGEGAQEKQLCEKIDFDLMRGEKVALVGANGVGKSTFLKVLLGLAEPVEGRILWGRNVKRSYFEQEQTGLSPFKTVLSELWDRFPATYEQDVRNVLGNLQFSGETIKKEVRMLSGGEKARLKFAIMMYEGGNVLVMDEPTNHLDLPTKEALDKALMEFEGTILMVSHDRYLLSKVPTRIVEMFPDGFKSYQGGYESYLAATEAEKPAQEKPAEKPAPAKPENEYYRSKKQRALEVARKKRLREVEQEISDLELSIALEQERLTQPEISSDYQKVADLCAQLEAMRIQLGGLMEEWAELSEQVEASAGNM from the coding sequence ATGTTAGTAAGCCTTGAAAATGTAACCAAGCTGTTTGCCGACAGGATCATCTTTACAGGGGTGAACGCCACGGTTGAAGAAGGGGACCGGATCGGCCTGGTCGGCGCGAACGGCGCGGGAAAGACCACCCTTCTCAATGTCCTCAACGGGGATTATCCGCCGGACGAGGGGGACCGCGCGGTTTTAAGCGGCCTTTCGATCGGTTTTCTGCGGCAGACGAGCGGACTCGACAGTGAAAATACCATTTATGGGGAGATGCGGTCGGTCTTTGGGGAACTGCTCGACGCGCAGGCAAAGCTCAGGCGCCTGGCCGCGCGGATGGCACAGTATGCCGACCACGCGGACGCGGAATATATCGCGCTCGCGGAGGAGTATAACCGCCTGCAGGCCTGGTTTGAAACGAATGAGGGCTATCAGATCGATGTCAAAATCCGAACCGTTCTCAACGGTATGGGATTTGGGGACCGGGATGATCGCACGGTCTGCGGGACCCTTTCGGGCGGCGAAAAAACCCGGCTTGCGCTGGCCAAGCTCCTGCTCGCAAACCCAGGCCTGCTCATGCTCGACGAGCCGACCAACCATCTCGATTTCGCAACCCTGCAGTGGCTCGAAAGCTATTTACAGGAATATAAGGGCGCCATTGTTGTGGTTTCGCACGACCGGTATTTCCTCGATAAAATCTGTAACAAAATCTGGGATCTTGTGGGGCTTCGGGTCAATGCCTATAAGGGGAATTATACAAAATTTACCGCGACGCGGCAGATGATCTATGAACGCCAGCGCAAGGAATACGAGATGCAGCAGGCGCATGTGGCCAAGCTCACCGATTATATCGCGCGCAACAAGGTGCGTGCCTCGACCGCCGCGATGGCCAAGTCAAAAGAGAAGGAGCTCGCCCGGATGGAGCTTGTAAAGCTCCCGCCGCGGCCGGTCACGCCGGTGCGCATGGCGTTTCGATATGAACGCGAACCGGTCAAGGACGTGCTGCATGTCGAGGGGCTGACCCTCAGGGTGGGGGAAGGCGCGCAGGAGAAACAGCTTTGTGAAAAGATCGATTTCGACCTGATGCGCGGAGAAAAGGTTGCGCTGGTCGGCGCCAACGGCGTGGGGAAATCCACCTTTTTGAAGGTGCTTCTCGGGCTGGCCGAACCGGTGGAAGGGCGGATTCTCTGGGGCAGGAATGTGAAACGCTCCTACTTTGAACAGGAACAGACCGGGCTGAGCCCGTTTAAAACGGTGCTTTCCGAGCTTTGGGACCGGTTCCCCGCAACCTATGAGCAGGATGTGCGCAATGTACTGGGGAATTTGCAGTTCTCCGGGGAAACGATCAAAAAGGAAGTCCGGATGCTTTCAGGCGGGGAAAAGGCGCGGCTCAAGTTCGCCATTATGATGTATGAGGGCGGAAACGTCCTCGTCATGGACGAACCGACCAACCATCTTGATTTGCCCACCAAGGAAGCGCTCGACAAAGCGCTTATGGAATTTGAGGGCACTATTTTAATGGTTTCGCATGACCGTTATCTGCTTTCAAAGGTGCCGACCCGGATTGTTGAGATGTTCCCTGATGGGTTCAAAAGCTATCAGGGCGGGTATGAATCGTACCTTGCAGCGACCGAAGCGGAGAAGCCCGCGCAGGAAAAACCGGCGGAAAAACCCGCCCCCGCCAAACCGGAAAACGAATACTACCGCAGCAAGAAACAGCGCGCGCTCGAAGTGGCGCGGAAAAAACGGCTGCGGGAAGTTGAACAGGAAATCTCCGACCTGGAGCTTTCGATCGCATTGGAACAGGAGCGGCTCACCCAGCCGGAGATTTCGAGCGATTATCAGAAGGTGGCGGATCTGTGCGCGCAGCTGGAAGCCATGCGGATCCAGCTTGGAGGGCTGATGGAAGAATGGGCGGAGCTTTCCGAACAGGTGGAAGCGTCCGCCGGGAATATGTAA
- a CDS encoding TRAP transporter large permease — translation MVVILFLVSLFGFILLNVPIAFSLLLSAVVLMCYMGDWSSYIIMQSLVRGFDSFSLLAIPFFILAGEIMNTGGLSKRIVGFARSFMGHIRGSLGYAAILSSMVFAGVSGSADADTSAIGSILLPMMDEEGYDRKVCTALIATSGCIGPIIPPSIPMILYGVTASVSISKLFLGGIIPGILVGVGLMTVWGFYVKKQRYGDSSDKFSWKTVWYHTKRAFFALLLPVIILGGIITGVVTPTESAVIAVAYAFVVSKFVYRELSLRELPRMLASTARSTAVIMMVCGAAMSVAYYITLAQVPKQLSNLLLSISDNVVVIMLLINLLLLIIGCVMDLAPAIFLMTPILLPIIQSFGLDPIYFGVVMCINLCIGLVTPPVGTVLYVVCGLSKVSIFDLIKPLIPFISVMIAVLLLVTYIPGLILFIPNMFA, via the coding sequence ATGGTTGTCATCCTGTTTCTGGTGAGCCTGTTCGGCTTTATCCTGCTCAATGTTCCGATCGCCTTCAGCCTGCTGCTGAGCGCGGTGGTACTGATGTGCTATATGGGCGACTGGTCGTCCTATATCATCATGCAGAGTCTGGTGCGCGGGTTTGACAGCTTCAGCCTGCTTGCGATCCCGTTCTTTATCCTCGCGGGTGAAATCATGAACACCGGCGGGCTTTCCAAGCGGATTGTCGGGTTTGCCCGTTCGTTCATGGGGCACATCCGGGGCAGCCTCGGCTATGCCGCCATCCTTTCGAGTATGGTTTTCGCGGGCGTTTCCGGTTCGGCCGACGCGGACACCTCGGCGATCGGCTCGATCCTTTTGCCGATGATGGACGAGGAGGGCTACGACCGCAAGGTCTGCACCGCGCTGATCGCGACTTCCGGCTGTATCGGCCCGATCATCCCGCCGTCGATCCCGATGATCCTTTACGGCGTGACCGCGAGCGTTTCGATCAGCAAGCTTTTCCTGGGGGGCATCATTCCGGGCATCCTGGTCGGGGTGGGGCTCATGACCGTCTGGGGCTTCTATGTAAAAAAACAGCGTTATGGGGATTCCTCGGATAAATTCTCCTGGAAAACGGTCTGGTACCACACCAAACGCGCGTTTTTCGCGCTGCTGCTTCCGGTCATCATCCTGGGAGGCATCATCACCGGCGTTGTGACGCCGACCGAATCGGCGGTCATCGCGGTGGCGTATGCGTTTGTGGTATCCAAATTTGTCTACCGTGAGCTTTCTCTGCGGGAACTGCCGCGGATGCTTGCGTCGACCGCCCGCAGCACCGCGGTCATCATGATGGTCTGCGGCGCTGCGATGTCGGTCGCCTACTACATCACGCTGGCGCAGGTGCCAAAGCAGCTCTCGAATCTGCTGCTTTCGATCTCGGACAATGTGGTCGTGATCATGCTGCTGATTAACCTCTTGCTGCTGATCATCGGCTGTGTCATGGACCTCGCGCCGGCCATCTTCCTGATGACCCCGATCCTGCTGCCGATCATCCAGAGCTTTGGCCTCGACCCGATCTATTTCGGCGTGGTCATGTGCATCAATCTCTGCATCGGCCTGGTCACGCCGCCGGTCGGAACGGTTCTGTATGTCGTCTGCGGGCTCTCCAAGGTTTCAATCTTCGATCTCATCAAACCGCTGATCCCATTTATTTCGGTCATGATCGCGGTGCTGCTGCTGGTCACCTATATCCCAGGGCTCATCCTGTTTATTCCGAATATGTTTGCCTGA
- a CDS encoding AEC family transporter, with translation MSIGIILAKQVAVITLLMAVGIFAKKRGILNLAAAKNISDFVLIVITPMLMLQIILEDFAVEKFRELGIGMVVAAIFHLMAIGVTKLLIRPDPSGIHNLERFGAICSNAGFMGLPLMVAVLGPEGRVHSAAFLTVMTVYFWTHGLMLIKGDKGVSAKEILTAPGIVGLAAGLAIFFLGIRLPEPAMHTIDYLASMNTPLPTIITGVFVADLDFKKAFTNLRAYWAVAVRLLVLPGVFILLLWLLRVPYWLPGGGTIALAAVISCCCTCAANTVMMPVSYGGDVQHGASLVVMSMLGSLVTIPLVATVAEMVFL, from the coding sequence ATGTCAATCGGTATCATACTGGCCAAACAGGTGGCGGTGATCACGCTGCTGATGGCGGTTGGGATTTTCGCCAAAAAGCGCGGAATCCTGAATCTGGCCGCCGCAAAGAATATTTCGGATTTTGTCCTGATCGTGATCACCCCGATGCTCATGCTCCAGATTATCCTGGAGGATTTTGCGGTTGAGAAGTTCCGGGAGCTGGGGATCGGCATGGTGGTGGCGGCAATTTTCCATCTCATGGCGATCGGCGTCACAAAGCTGCTCATCCGTCCGGACCCATCCGGAATCCACAATCTCGAACGTTTTGGCGCGATCTGCTCGAACGCGGGCTTCATGGGATTGCCGCTGATGGTGGCGGTGCTCGGACCGGAGGGAAGGGTGCATTCAGCAGCCTTTCTCACCGTGATGACCGTCTACTTCTGGACCCACGGGCTCATGCTCATCAAAGGGGACAAAGGGGTCAGCGCCAAGGAGATCCTCACCGCGCCTGGAATTGTGGGGCTGGCGGCCGGGCTGGCGATCTTCTTTTTGGGTATCCGCCTGCCGGAGCCGGCAATGCACACCATCGATTACCTCGCAAGTATGAACACCCCGCTGCCCACCATCATCACCGGCGTTTTTGTCGCGGACCTCGATTTTAAAAAGGCCTTTACCAACCTGCGCGCCTATTGGGCGGTGGCGGTCCGCCTGCTGGTTCTGCCGGGCGTTTTTATTCTGCTCCTGTGGCTGCTGCGGGTTCCGTACTGGCTGCCGGGCGGCGGGACGATCGCGCTGGCGGCGGTGATTTCCTGCTGCTGCACCTGTGCGGCCAACACGGTTATGATGCCGGTTTCCTATGGCGGGGACGTACAGCATGGCGCCAGCCTGGTGGTGATGTCAATGCTCGGGTCGCTGGTGACCATTCCGCTTGTCGCTACCGTGGCCGAGATGGTTTTCCTTTGA
- a CDS encoding TRAP transporter small permease, whose translation MESSKKGGKWFAVLYKALEGISAVLMGLLVVIVLYSVFSRYVLNSSIAWAEEMSRFLMITMVCVGAVTAYFNNEHLGLDILVKFLPAQLHRYVDLVRDLLILFITGFMTTGGWRLMLESFDSVSPAMRIRVGYVYIILPVFTAMLCLTTLCRVVRGVHGLARKKEAE comes from the coding sequence ATGGAATCATCCAAAAAGGGCGGAAAATGGTTCGCGGTCCTCTATAAGGCGCTCGAAGGAATTTCCGCGGTGCTGATGGGGCTTTTGGTGGTCATCGTCCTGTACAGCGTTTTCAGCCGGTACGTGCTCAATTCATCGATCGCGTGGGCGGAGGAGATGTCCCGCTTTCTGATGATCACAATGGTCTGTGTGGGCGCCGTGACCGCCTACTTCAACAACGAGCACCTCGGGTTGGACATCCTGGTCAAGTTTCTGCCGGCGCAGCTGCACCGGTACGTCGACCTGGTGCGCGACCTGCTGATCCTGTTCATCACCGGATTTATGACGACCGGCGGCTGGAGGCTGATGCTGGAATCGTTCGATTCGGTTTCCCCGGCGATGCGCATCCGTGTGGGGTATGTCTATATCATCCTGCCGGTGTTTACGGCGATGCTCTGCCTCACGACGCTCTGCCGGGTTGTGCGCGGGGTTCACGGCCTCGCGCGAAAAAAGGAGGCGGAATAA
- a CDS encoding mandelate racemase/muconate lactonizing enzyme family protein, translating to MKITKVEAIPVRQPGEIQKINDSAQDGVIIKVYTDEGITGYGEVDSAPWVVKAIIDSPVSHRICQGLGQSIIGMDPFQTERIWETMYLNSMFYGRRGAVVHAMSGIDIALWDIVGKALGKPIYQLLGGEFRSKVRAYGSTLMPYTPEESAEEALKWKEQGFSAVKMGWGGFELPFRDNVKLVEAARRAIGDDMDLMLDIGFIPSPDCPIDSASRLLLAKELRQYNPYWIEEAVSPDDYDGYKMLAESIDTRIAGGENESTRYGFRQLIEYCKLDILQPDITRCGGLTEAKKIATMAQAHNITVVPHAWSSGIVIAASLQLIASIPNANLLEYCVWDTPIRKEMLVSDFTLKDGYVSVPQGPGLGIELDDAAIEKYRCDRF from the coding sequence GTGAAAATAACAAAAGTGGAAGCCATCCCTGTCCGCCAGCCGGGCGAAATCCAGAAGATCAACGACAGCGCCCAGGACGGCGTCATCATCAAAGTCTACACCGATGAGGGCATCACCGGCTACGGCGAAGTCGATTCCGCCCCCTGGGTTGTCAAAGCCATCATCGATTCCCCGGTGTCCCACCGCATCTGCCAGGGACTGGGCCAGTCGATCATCGGCATGGACCCGTTCCAGACCGAACGGATCTGGGAGACCATGTACTTGAACAGCATGTTCTACGGCCGGCGCGGCGCGGTTGTCCATGCGATGAGCGGCATCGATATCGCGCTTTGGGACATTGTCGGCAAGGCGCTTGGAAAGCCGATTTACCAGCTGCTCGGCGGGGAGTTCCGCAGCAAGGTGCGCGCCTACGGCAGCACGCTGATGCCGTACACGCCGGAGGAATCCGCCGAAGAGGCGCTCAAGTGGAAGGAGCAGGGCTTTTCGGCGGTCAAGATGGGATGGGGCGGCTTTGAGCTTCCGTTCCGCGACAATGTAAAACTGGTTGAGGCCGCGCGCCGGGCGATCGGAGACGACATGGATCTCATGCTGGATATCGGCTTCATTCCGTCGCCCGACTGCCCCATCGATTCCGCCTCGCGGCTGCTGCTCGCCAAAGAACTGCGGCAGTACAACCCTTACTGGATCGAGGAAGCGGTTTCGCCGGACGATTACGACGGATACAAGATGCTGGCTGAATCGATTGACACCAGAATTGCCGGCGGCGAGAACGAATCCACCCGTTACGGCTTCCGGCAGCTGATCGAATACTGCAAGCTGGATATCCTGCAGCCGGACATCACCCGATGCGGCGGCCTCACCGAGGCGAAGAAGATCGCCACCATGGCGCAGGCGCACAACATCACCGTTGTGCCGCACGCCTGGAGCAGCGGCATCGTCATCGCTGCCTCGCTGCAGCTGATCGCGTCGATCCCGAACGCGAACCTGCTGGAATACTGTGTGTGGGACACCCCGATCCGCAAGGAGATGCTGGTCAGCGACTTCACCCTGAAAGACGGATACGTCAGCGTGCCGCAGGGGCCGGGGCTTGGTATCGAGCTGGACGACGCCGCGATTGAAAAATACCGCTGCGACCGGTTCTAA
- the dctP gene encoding TRAP transporter substrate-binding protein DctP: MKKKLLALILTATLAAGMMTGCLSSSATPPAASAPQAQQSAADPAPAADSGTEKTVIKISFAGGDAHPIMKTLEEFKKMFEERTEGRYDVQLYANAVLGDDLKATEQVKAGMLDAVVTSPSPVGTIVKEVMVFDLPYLFKSEEEADQILSGPFAQYLDDKMAEKGLVNVAWYEDGFRHLTNSKQAVTSPADVKGMKIRTMENPIHLAAWKVLGANPTPMAYTDVFTALQQHVIDGQENPFPTIYDGKFYEVQKYLSTTGHVYSPFIFVYSGQLFEKLPAEDQAIFKEVAKATEPVNREINRADAQSCREKMEAAGMEVTDLTMEQKQVFQDLLTPIWGDFTDVFGEEALAKLQEELAKL; this comes from the coding sequence ATGAAGAAGAAATTACTCGCACTCATTCTCACCGCAACCCTTGCTGCCGGCATGATGACCGGATGCCTTTCGAGCAGCGCCACCCCGCCCGCGGCTTCCGCGCCGCAGGCGCAGCAGAGCGCCGCTGACCCGGCCCCGGCTGCGGATTCCGGTACGGAAAAAACGGTCATCAAGATCAGCTTTGCGGGCGGCGATGCCCATCCGATTATGAAAACCCTCGAAGAATTCAAAAAGATGTTTGAAGAACGGACCGAAGGCCGCTATGACGTGCAGCTCTACGCGAACGCGGTGCTCGGTGACGACCTCAAGGCGACCGAGCAGGTCAAGGCTGGAATGCTTGACGCGGTCGTGACCTCGCCTTCGCCGGTCGGCACCATCGTAAAAGAGGTCATGGTCTTTGACCTGCCATACCTCTTTAAAAGCGAGGAGGAGGCAGACCAGATCCTTTCCGGCCCGTTTGCGCAGTATCTCGACGACAAAATGGCCGAAAAAGGCCTTGTCAACGTCGCCTGGTACGAGGACGGGTTCCGCCATCTGACCAACTCGAAGCAGGCGGTCACCTCTCCCGCGGATGTGAAAGGCATGAAGATCCGCACGATGGAAAACCCCATCCACCTCGCCGCATGGAAGGTGCTTGGCGCGAATCCGACCCCGATGGCCTACACCGACGTGTTCACCGCGCTGCAGCAGCATGTCATCGATGGGCAGGAGAACCCGTTCCCGACCATCTATGACGGAAAATTCTACGAGGTCCAGAAGTATCTGTCCACCACCGGCCACGTCTATTCGCCGTTCATTTTCGTCTACAGCGGCCAGCTCTTTGAGAAGCTCCCGGCGGAAGATCAGGCGATCTTTAAAGAGGTGGCAAAGGCCACCGAGCCGGTCAACCGCGAAATCAACCGCGCGGACGCGCAGTCCTGCCGCGAAAAGATGGAAGCGGCGGGTATGGAGGTCACCGACCTCACAATGGAACAGAAACAGGTCTTTCAGGATCTTCTGACCCCGATCTGGGGCGATTTCACCGATGTGTTCGGCGAGGAAGCGCTCGCCAAGCTCCAGGAAGAACTGGCAAAACTCTAA
- a CDS encoding GntR family transcriptional regulator — MPDTFKFSKTPQLSRKDFAYDSIKQAIIRGDLAPGDRLREADIAAQMGISRGPVREAFSRLAQEGLIYSHPYRETVVAEIDPEQTEEIFVPIRRIIETYVAQNAYKDLNDEDYAYLDSLVGQMEEACHKENLDELTDLDIALHTYLVEHSANATICALWNIIIAKIHARLLYQGIQHFDLETVSREHREYISFIRSHDAKKIKKHLETHIY, encoded by the coding sequence ATGCCAGATACATTCAAATTTTCCAAAACCCCCCAGCTTTCCCGCAAGGATTTTGCCTACGATTCCATCAAACAGGCGATCATCCGCGGCGACCTCGCGCCCGGCGACCGTCTGCGGGAAGCCGATATCGCCGCGCAGATGGGGATCAGCCGCGGGCCGGTGCGCGAAGCGTTCAGCCGCCTGGCGCAGGAGGGGCTCATCTACTCCCACCCCTACCGGGAAACGGTGGTCGCGGAGATCGATCCCGAGCAGACCGAGGAGATCTTCGTTCCGATCCGGCGGATCATCGAAACCTATGTCGCCCAGAACGCCTACAAGGATCTGAACGACGAGGACTATGCCTATCTCGATTCGCTGGTCGGACAGATGGAGGAAGCCTGCCACAAGGAAAACCTTGACGAGCTGACTGACCTTGACATCGCGCTGCACACCTATCTTGTCGAACATTCCGCCAACGCAACCATCTGCGCGCTTTGGAATATCATTATCGCAAAAATTCACGCGCGCCTGCTCTATCAGGGCATCCAGCACTTCGATCTTGAAACAGTCAGCCGCGAGCATCGTGAATACATCTCCTTCATCCGCTCGCATGACGCAAAGAAGATCAAAAAGCATCTTGAAACCCATATCTATTAA
- the rmuC gene encoding DNA recombination protein RmuC, with amino-acid sequence MQEILLWLGAGFSLFACIFAGAAFLTARRSAQESADFDPAPILYELERLQEQFLSEGRQTRQETHQNVARTVGTLGAQLSNGQRQLSEQLSRRQDSLQKTVSDGMRGIDARFCAFTAQNEQQLSGIRQTVETRLEAIQQDNEKKLEQMRQTVDEKLQRTLENRLNQSFQVVGERLEQVYKGLGEMQSLAAGVGDLKKVLSNVKTRGILGEVQLGAILSEILAPEQYRANVATKRDSRNVVEFAVVLPGDGETPVLLPIDAKFPSDAYLRLTEAYEKGDPAAVSEASAVLSSRIRLFAKDIRDKYIDPPGTTDFAVMFLPFEGLYAEALRLGLLEPLQRDFKVTIAGPTTMAAFLNSLQMGFQTLAIQKRSGEVWAVLGAVKTEFDRFGEVLAATQQRLEQANSELDKLVGVRTRAIRRRLEAVSALPQQTNMPPVPGEDFGED; translated from the coding sequence GTGCAGGAAATCCTGTTGTGGCTGGGGGCCGGTTTCAGCCTGTTTGCCTGCATTTTTGCAGGCGCGGCGTTTTTGACGGCACGCAGGTCCGCGCAGGAAAGCGCGGATTTCGATCCCGCGCCAATCCTTTATGAATTGGAACGCCTGCAGGAGCAGTTTCTTTCCGAAGGACGGCAGACCCGGCAGGAAACCCATCAAAACGTCGCGCGCACCGTGGGAACGCTGGGGGCGCAGCTTTCAAACGGGCAGCGGCAGCTGTCCGAACAGCTTTCCCGCCGGCAGGACTCCCTGCAAAAAACAGTCTCGGATGGGATGCGCGGGATCGACGCGCGTTTTTGTGCCTTTACGGCGCAGAATGAACAGCAGCTTTCCGGAATCCGCCAGACGGTTGAAACGCGGCTGGAAGCGATCCAGCAGGACAATGAGAAAAAGCTCGAGCAGATGCGGCAGACGGTGGATGAAAAACTGCAGCGCACCCTCGAAAACCGGCTCAATCAGAGCTTTCAGGTGGTCGGCGAACGGCTCGAACAGGTTTATAAAGGCCTGGGAGAGATGCAGAGCCTTGCCGCCGGGGTTGGAGACCTCAAAAAAGTACTTTCCAATGTCAAAACGCGCGGCATCCTCGGGGAGGTCCAGCTTGGCGCGATCCTTTCCGAGATACTCGCGCCGGAACAGTACCGCGCCAATGTCGCCACCAAACGGGACAGCCGCAATGTTGTGGAGTTCGCGGTGGTGCTGCCGGGGGATGGGGAAACGCCTGTTCTCCTGCCGATCGACGCGAAATTCCCCTCCGACGCATACCTGCGGCTGACCGAAGCGTATGAAAAGGGCGACCCGGCCGCGGTGAGCGAAGCGTCGGCAGTGCTGTCCTCACGTATCCGGCTGTTTGCAAAGGACATCCGCGACAAATATATCGATCCCCCGGGCACGACCGATTTTGCGGTCATGTTCCTGCCGTTTGAGGGGCTTTACGCCGAAGCGCTGCGCCTGGGCCTGCTGGAACCGCTCCAGCGGGACTTCAAGGTGACCATCGCCGGTCCAACCACAATGGCCGCGTTTCTGAACAGTTTGCAGATGGGTTTCCAAACGCTGGCAATTCAAAAGCGCAGCGGGGAAGTTTGGGCGGTACTGGGCGCGGTCAAGACCGAATTTGACCGGTTCGGGGAGGTGCTTGCGGCGACCCAGCAGCGGCTTGAACAGGCGAACAGCGAACTCGACAAGCTGGTCGGTGTGCGTACCCGCGCCATCCGGCGGCGGCTTGAAGCGGTGAGCGCGCTGCCGCAGCAGACCAATATGCCGCCTGTGCCCGGGGAAGACTTCGGGGAAGATTGA
- a CDS encoding ParA family protein — translation MGKIITFGTLKGGVGKTMLCFNIGGILSQLGYHVLVVDSDLQGNLTNNMGIDRTDPDLCTTYDIYNIESEQPAPGRLILKSPIDRLPGLDMIAGSIFLHKAELKIASVAGREQILSNYLADNQDFFGQYDYILIDTNPSMSIVNQNAFLASDAIMLVSDVSMNAIEGAQLFIALWEEARRRLRRADNIKGFIVNDFDARNRLSADFLEFLRTSPDTADLREILFETIIPRNVRITESELAAVPISIYDLRSKGCDAIASLVDEMLAKKIL, via the coding sequence ATGGGCAAGATCATCACCTTCGGAACCTTGAAGGGCGGCGTCGGCAAGACAATGCTCTGCTTTAATATCGGCGGGATCCTTTCGCAGCTCGGCTACCACGTACTCGTGGTCGACAGCGACCTGCAGGGAAACCTCACCAACAATATGGGCATCGACCGTACCGATCCCGATCTCTGCACCACCTACGATATCTACAACATCGAATCCGAGCAGCCCGCGCCCGGACGGCTGATCCTTAAAAGCCCAATCGACCGGCTGCCGGGGCTCGACATGATCGCCGGATCGATCTTTCTGCACAAGGCCGAGCTCAAGATTGCTTCGGTCGCCGGGCGTGAACAGATCCTTTCAAACTATCTCGCCGACAATCAGGATTTTTTCGGCCAGTACGACTACATCCTGATCGATACCAATCCCAGTATGTCAATTGTCAACCAGAACGCATTTCTCGCCTCCGACGCAATTATGCTGGTGAGCGACGTTTCGATGAACGCCATCGAAGGCGCCCAGCTTTTCATTGCGCTGTGGGAGGAGGCCCGCCGCAGGCTGCGCCGCGCGGACAATATCAAGGGGTTTATCGTCAACGATTTCGACGCGCGCAACCGGCTTTCGGCGGATTTCCTGGAATTTCTGCGCACCTCGCCCGACACCGCCGATCTGCGTGAAATCCTCTTTGAGACGATCATCCCGCGCAATGTGCGCATCACTGAAAGCGAGCTGGCCGCCGTCCCCATTTCCATTTATGACCTGCGCTCCAAAGGATGCGACGCGATTGCGTCATTAGTCGACGAAATGCTCGCAAAAAAGATCCTATAA